A DNA window from Fragaria vesca subsp. vesca linkage group LG3, FraVesHawaii_1.0, whole genome shotgun sequence contains the following coding sequences:
- the LOC101302734 gene encoding uncharacterized protein LOC101302734 isoform 1, translated as MRTTLTFVVFVAFALVSASLHSNAKRPTLKENHRQLLTDDRRQSETNAVPTAGVDSKDTKVDGVADQSKGSGDSRKSTGGSSSTGTKATNNDEDDDVNSAYKHYGGTGSNSDSSTDTHRYYSVDDRTGSGSNDDGRKPKH; from the exons ATGAGGACTACCTTAACATTTGTGGTGTTCGTGGCCTTCGCCTTGGTTTCTGCATCTCTGCACTCAAATGCAAAAAGGCCGACTTTGAAAGAGAACCACCGTCAGCTGCTGACCGATGATCGGCGCCAGAGCGAAACAAATGCTGTCCCGACGGCTGGGGTGGACTCTAAAGACACCAAGGTCGACGGGGTGGCCGATCAAAGCAAGGGATCGGGGGACTCAAGAAAAAGTACCGGAG GCAGCAGTAGTACTGGTACTAAAGCGACGAACAACGATGAAGATGATGATGTCAATTCGGCTTATAAACACTACGGAGGCACTGGTTCGAACTCTGATTCATCAACTGACACTCACCGTTATTATTCTGTGGATGACCGCACCGGTTCGGGCTCGAACGACGACGGACGCAAGCCTAAGCACTGA
- the LOC101308165 gene encoding uncharacterized protein LOC101308165, with protein sequence MMREFQTPHKDHALPPPKLSARVSKKTVPKKKSLNSAFSSISEDLQVPHSVDSTPISVISEIDEVNRDVEITESLTTLPDPSLSASTETLFTSDLSPSSESTISSHASWSVAKCENDGSKFGSIGAEVVASFLKQARTQVLNSAGVDAKSKKHLDALVEIVIEDCA encoded by the exons ATGATGAGAGAGTTCCAAACCCCACACAAGGACCATGCTCTGCCTCCTCCCAAGCTCTCCGCTCGCGTCTCCAAGAAGACT GTTCCGAAGAAGAAGAGCTTGAACTCTGCGTTTTCTTCAATCTCCGAAGATCTACAAGTCCCGCACTCGGTGGATTCCACTCCGATCTCTGTGATTTCTGAGATCGACGAGGTCAATCGTGATGTCGAGATCACCGAG AGTCTGACGACCCTGCCAGATCCATCTCTCTCAGCTTCAACAGAGACCTTGTTCACTTCTGATCTCTCTCCGTCTTCAGAGTCCACGATTTCAAGCCATGCCTCTTGGAGTGTTGCTAAATGTGAAAATGATGGCTCAAAGTTTGGTTCTATTGGGGCTGAGGTTGTAGCAAGCTTTCTCAAGCAAGCTCGGACTCAGGTCTTAAACTCTGCTGGTGTGGATGCCAAATCCAAGAAGCATCTGGATGCATTGGTTGAGATTGTGATAGAGGACTGTGCCTGA